Proteins encoded in a region of the Agromyces protaetiae genome:
- a CDS encoding methyltransferase domain-containing protein: protein MTRPGEASAAGAGRRDEYTHGHHASVLRSHAWRTAENSAGYLLPHLADGARVLDVGSGPGTITLDLARRVRPGEVIGVDASAEVVAQANGLAESEGVPNVRFETGDAYALEFPDDSFDVVHAHQVLQHLGRPIDALREWRRVLRPGGVLAVRDVDYGGVIFEPPLAGLTRWLELYHAVAVWNGGEPDAGRKLTRWVREAGFREIEASGSVWVYATALDRERWGGAWAERVTESAFAAHAIESGHAHTAELQAIAESWRSWVADPDGWLLMPHGEVLARA, encoded by the coding sequence ATGACGCGGCCCGGCGAGGCGTCCGCCGCCGGCGCAGGCCGGCGCGACGAGTACACGCACGGCCATCACGCGAGCGTACTGCGTTCGCACGCGTGGCGGACGGCGGAGAACTCGGCCGGCTATCTGCTTCCGCACCTCGCCGACGGCGCTCGGGTGCTCGATGTGGGCAGCGGACCGGGCACGATCACACTGGACCTCGCGCGCCGGGTGCGGCCGGGCGAGGTCATTGGGGTGGATGCCTCGGCCGAGGTGGTGGCACAGGCGAACGGGCTCGCCGAGAGCGAGGGCGTGCCGAACGTCCGGTTCGAGACCGGCGACGCCTATGCACTCGAGTTCCCCGACGACTCGTTCGACGTGGTCCATGCGCACCAGGTGCTGCAGCACCTCGGCCGGCCGATCGATGCCCTGCGCGAGTGGCGACGGGTGCTTCGGCCCGGGGGAGTGCTCGCGGTGCGCGACGTGGACTACGGCGGTGTGATCTTCGAGCCACCGCTCGCGGGGCTCACCAGGTGGCTCGAGCTGTACCACGCGGTCGCGGTGTGGAACGGCGGCGAGCCCGATGCGGGGCGCAAGCTCACGAGGTGGGTTCGCGAAGCGGGATTCCGTGAGATCGAGGCATCCGGCAGCGTATGGGTCTACGCCACCGCACTCGACCGCGAGCGGTGGGGCGGCGCGTGGGCCGAGCGGGTCACCGAGTCCGCGTTCGCGGCCCATGCCATCGAGTCGGGCCATGCGCACACGGCCGAGCTGCAGGCCATCGCCGAGTCGTGGCGTTCGTGGGTCGCCGACCCCGACGGCTGGCTGCTCATGCCGCACGGCGAGGTGCTGGCGCGCGCCTGA
- a CDS encoding metal-sulfur cluster assembly factor produces the protein MVTSLAPEKFDQVTEALKDVVDPELGVNIVDLGLIYDLGWDDEHDALVIHMTLTSAGCPLTDVLEEQTGEALDGIVDAFRINWVWMPPWGPEKITDDGRDMMRALGFAI, from the coding sequence ATGGTCACCTCACTGGCTCCTGAGAAGTTCGATCAGGTCACCGAGGCACTGAAAGACGTCGTCGACCCCGAGCTCGGGGTCAACATCGTCGACCTCGGGCTCATCTACGACCTCGGCTGGGATGACGAGCACGACGCGCTCGTCATCCATATGACGCTGACGAGTGCGGGCTGCCCGCTCACGGACGTCCTCGAAGAGCAGACCGGCGAGGCGCTCGACGGCATCGTCGACGCGTTCCGCATCAACTGGGTCTGGATGCCGCCGTGGGGTCCCGAGAAGATCACCGACGACGGGCGCGACATGATGCGCGCATTGGGCTTCGCGATCTGA
- the sufC gene encoding Fe-S cluster assembly ATPase SufC, with the protein MSVLEIKNLHVNVETDQGTREILRGVDLVINEGEIHAIMGPNGSGKSTLAYTIAGHPKYTVIDGEILLDGENVLEMSVDERARAGLFLAMQYPVEIPGVTVTNFLRTAKTAIDGEAPAIRTWLKDVRGAMENLKMDSAFAERNVNEGFSGGEKKRNEILQLELLKPKFAVLDETDSGLDVDALKVVSEGVNRAHQNSGLGILLITHYTRILRYIKPDHVHVFVAGRIAEQGGPELADRLEDEGYDRYVTQSA; encoded by the coding sequence ATGTCCGTGCTCGAGATCAAGAACCTGCACGTCAACGTCGAGACCGACCAGGGCACCCGCGAGATCCTCCGCGGCGTCGACCTGGTCATCAACGAGGGCGAGATCCACGCCATCATGGGCCCGAACGGCTCCGGCAAGTCGACGCTCGCGTACACGATCGCCGGCCACCCGAAGTACACCGTCATCGACGGTGAGATCCTGCTCGACGGCGAGAACGTCCTCGAGATGTCGGTCGACGAGCGCGCCCGCGCCGGCCTCTTCCTGGCGATGCAGTACCCGGTCGAGATCCCCGGTGTGACGGTCACCAACTTCCTCCGCACCGCGAAGACCGCGATCGACGGCGAGGCGCCCGCGATCCGCACGTGGCTGAAAGACGTCCGCGGTGCCATGGAGAACCTCAAGATGGACTCGGCGTTCGCCGAGCGCAATGTCAACGAGGGCTTCTCGGGCGGCGAGAAGAAGCGCAACGAGATCCTGCAGCTCGAGCTGCTGAAGCCGAAGTTCGCGGTGCTCGACGAGACCGACTCGGGTCTCGACGTCGACGCACTCAAGGTCGTCTCGGAGGGCGTGAACCGGGCGCACCAGAACTCGGGTCTCGGCATCCTGCTGATCACGCACTACACGCGCATCCTCCGGTACATCAAGCCGGACCACGTGCACGTCTTCGTGGCGGGGCGGATCGCCGAGCAGGGCGGCCCCGAGCTGGCCGACCGGCTCGAAGACGAGGGCTACGACCGCTACGTCACCCAGTCGGCGTAG
- a CDS encoding non-heme iron oxygenase ferredoxin subunit has translation MASVRVCGIDDLEENQAARFVVDGVAIAVVKDAAGDIFAIGDTCTHGDISLAEGFVEDDTLECWAHGSKFSLHTGKPLTLPAYEPVPVYRVELVDGGVHIDPAVTLTV, from the coding sequence GTGGCCTCCGTCCGCGTGTGCGGTATCGACGACCTGGAAGAGAACCAGGCCGCGCGCTTCGTCGTCGACGGCGTCGCCATCGCCGTCGTGAAAGACGCGGCCGGCGACATCTTCGCGATCGGCGACACCTGCACCCACGGCGACATCTCGCTCGCCGAGGGGTTCGTCGAGGACGACACGCTCGAGTGCTGGGCCCACGGCTCGAAGTTCTCGCTGCACACCGGCAAGCCGCTCACCCTGCCCGCCTACGAGCCCGTTCCCGTCTACCGGGTCGAGCTCGTCGACGGCGGCGTCCACATCGACCCCGCGGTCACCCTGACCGTCTGA
- the sufD gene encoding Fe-S cluster assembly protein SufD: MTAQISSTALPTAEQHGLRAHSDTLAPVQTRSERFRSTDVADFAPVTGREHEWKLSPVAVFADLTGGELDGSRLTIESTDAPGVTVSWIGRDDARIGTAGTPEERASANAWSSFGEALLVSVTGEDDKVVTVTRDGLGDVARAAHTVIEAAPNSRGLVVLRGTGDARLTENVEILVGEGANLTVVSLQEWTDDSVHLASHFARIARDAKLKHIVVSLGGKVVRVNPSTHLAEQGGDVEALGLYFSDAGQHLEQQVYVHHDAPHTRSRVTYKGALQGQGARSVWIGDVLIGNAATGTDSYEQNRNLVLTDGTRADSIPNLEIETGDIEGAGHASATGRFDDEQLFYLMARGIREDEARRLVVRGFLTEVVQQIGSPELEARLTAALEAELQGN, encoded by the coding sequence ATGACCGCACAGATCAGTAGCACCGCCCTGCCCACGGCCGAGCAGCACGGCCTCCGCGCCCACTCCGACACGCTCGCGCCCGTGCAGACCCGGTCCGAGCGGTTCCGCTCGACCGACGTCGCCGACTTCGCGCCGGTGACCGGCCGCGAGCACGAGTGGAAGCTCTCACCCGTCGCGGTCTTCGCGGACCTGACGGGCGGCGAGCTCGACGGCTCGCGTCTCACGATCGAGTCGACGGATGCGCCGGGGGTGACGGTCTCATGGATCGGCCGCGACGACGCCCGGATCGGCACGGCCGGAACGCCCGAAGAGCGCGCATCGGCCAATGCCTGGTCGAGCTTCGGCGAGGCGCTGCTCGTCTCGGTCACGGGTGAGGACGACAAGGTCGTCACCGTGACCCGCGACGGCCTGGGTGACGTCGCACGCGCTGCGCACACCGTCATCGAGGCGGCCCCGAACAGCCGCGGCCTCGTCGTGCTCCGCGGCACCGGCGACGCCCGGCTCACCGAGAACGTCGAGATCCTCGTCGGCGAGGGCGCGAACCTCACCGTCGTCTCGCTCCAGGAGTGGACCGACGACTCGGTGCACCTCGCGAGCCACTTCGCGCGCATCGCGCGCGACGCGAAGCTCAAGCACATCGTCGTCTCGCTCGGTGGCAAGGTCGTGCGGGTGAACCCGTCGACGCACCTCGCCGAGCAGGGCGGCGATGTCGAGGCGCTCGGTCTCTACTTCTCCGACGCCGGCCAGCACCTCGAGCAGCAGGTGTACGTCCACCATGACGCCCCCCACACGCGTTCGCGCGTGACCTACAAGGGCGCGCTGCAGGGCCAGGGTGCGCGCAGCGTCTGGATCGGCGACGTGCTCATCGGCAACGCCGCGACCGGAACCGACAGCTACGAGCAGAACCGGAACCTCGTGCTCACCGACGGCACGCGTGCCGACTCGATCCCGAACCTCGAGATCGAGACCGGCGACATCGAGGGAGCCGGGCACGCGTCGGCGACCGGCCGGTTCGACGACGAGCAGCTCTTCTACCTCATGGCCCGCGGTATCCGCGAAGACGAGGCACGTCGCCTCGTCGTGCGCGGCTTCCTCACCGAGGTCGTCCAGCAGATCGGCTCGCCCGAGCTCGAAGCGCGTCTCACCGCCGCGCTCGAGGCCGAACTGCAGGGGAACTGA
- the sufB gene encoding Fe-S cluster assembly protein SufB yields the protein MTDVLIDRPELESLGVYEFGWADSDSAGAAARRGLSEAVVRDISGLKSEPEWMLQRRLRALQLFDRKPMPSWGADLSEIDFDNIKYFVRSTEKQAQTWEDLPEDIRNTYERLGIPEAERQRLVAGVAAQYESEVVYHQIREDLEEQGVIFLDTDTALREHPEIFEEYFGTVIPAGDNKFAALNTAVWSGGSFVYVPKGVHVEIPLQAYFRINTENMGQFERTLIIADEDSYVHYIEGCTAPIYKSDSLHSAVVEIIVKKNARVRYTTIQNWSNNVYNLVTKRAVAHEGATMEWVDGNIGSKVTMKYPSIFLMGEHAKGETLSVAFAGPGQHQDAGAKMIHMAPYTQSSIVSKSIARGGGRAGYRGEVRVDANAHHSANTVRCDALLVDTISRSDTYPAIDIRVDDVQLGHEATVSKVSEEQLFYLMSRGMPEDEAMAMIVRGFIEPIARELPMEYAMELNKLIEMGMEGSVG from the coding sequence ATGACGGACGTACTGATCGACCGCCCCGAACTGGAGAGTCTCGGTGTCTACGAGTTCGGCTGGGCCGACTCCGACTCCGCAGGCGCCGCCGCGCGCCGGGGGCTGTCCGAAGCCGTGGTGAGGGACATCTCGGGACTCAAGAGCGAGCCCGAATGGATGCTGCAGCGCCGTCTGCGTGCCCTCCAGCTCTTCGACCGCAAGCCGATGCCCTCGTGGGGCGCGGACCTCTCGGAGATCGACTTCGACAACATCAAGTACTTCGTGCGCTCGACAGAGAAGCAGGCCCAGACCTGGGAGGACCTGCCCGAGGACATCCGCAACACGTACGAGCGGCTCGGCATCCCCGAGGCCGAGCGTCAGCGGCTCGTCGCGGGCGTCGCCGCGCAGTACGAGTCCGAGGTCGTCTACCACCAGATCCGCGAGGACCTGGAGGAGCAGGGCGTCATCTTCCTCGACACCGACACCGCGCTGCGCGAGCACCCCGAGATCTTCGAGGAGTACTTCGGCACCGTCATCCCCGCCGGCGACAACAAGTTCGCCGCGCTGAACACCGCGGTGTGGTCGGGCGGCTCGTTCGTCTACGTGCCGAAGGGCGTGCACGTCGAGATCCCGCTGCAGGCGTACTTCCGCATCAACACCGAGAACATGGGCCAGTTCGAGCGGACCCTGATCATCGCCGACGAAGACAGCTACGTGCACTACATCGAGGGCTGCACGGCGCCGATCTACAAGAGCGACTCGCTGCACTCGGCCGTGGTCGAGATCATCGTGAAGAAGAACGCGCGCGTGCGCTACACGACGATCCAGAACTGGTCGAACAACGTCTACAACCTCGTCACCAAGCGCGCCGTCGCCCACGAGGGCGCGACCATGGAATGGGTCGACGGCAACATCGGCTCCAAGGTGACCATGAAGTACCCGTCGATCTTCCTCATGGGCGAGCACGCCAAGGGCGAGACGCTCTCGGTCGCGTTCGCGGGCCCCGGCCAGCACCAGGACGCGGGCGCCAAGATGATCCACATGGCGCCGTACACGCAGTCGTCGATCGTCTCCAAGTCGATCGCGCGCGGCGGCGGCCGCGCCGGCTACCGCGGCGAGGTCCGGGTCGACGCGAACGCGCACCACTCCGCGAACACCGTCCGCTGCGACGCGCTGCTGGTCGACACCATCTCGCGCTCCGACACCTACCCGGCGATCGACATCCGGGTCGACGACGTGCAGCTGGGTCACGAGGCGACCGTCTCGAAGGTCTCGGAGGAGCAGCTCTTCTATCTGATGTCGCGCGGCATGCCCGAAGACGAGGCCATGGCCATGATCGTGCGCGGGTTCATCGAGCCGATCGCGCGCGAGCTGCCCATGGAGTACGCGATGGAACTCAACAAGCTCATCGAGATGGGCATGGAAGGGTCGGTCGGCTAG
- a CDS encoding COX15/CtaA family protein → MHRSAVSLTDRLPVRVTRPLRVFAWLSFIAETVIIATGGAVRLTSSGLGCPTWPLCTPDSLVATPEMGIHGIIEFGNRLMTGVVGIVAVVVLLLVWRMRESRRDLWTLALVVVGGVIAQAIVGGITVWTGLNPFIVGFHYISSLLLVCVTAAFLVRLDATPGPRERAVPGWYAGLTHLTSAALAVSIVFGVLTTGAGPHSGDKDAGRNGFNAELLEHIHAWPGYAVFALTVVLVIAAWRLGLPTRRWSLVLLGTVLVQIAVGLIQARTGLPAVLVGIHMVLAALTAAAMTVFILKLKRPVHEAEPAEASVTR, encoded by the coding sequence GTGCACCGCTCCGCCGTCTCGCTCACCGACCGGCTGCCCGTCCGCGTCACCCGCCCGCTCCGGGTGTTCGCCTGGCTGTCGTTCATCGCCGAGACGGTGATCATCGCCACCGGTGGCGCGGTGCGGCTCACGAGTTCGGGCCTCGGCTGCCCGACCTGGCCGCTCTGCACGCCCGATTCGCTCGTGGCGACCCCCGAGATGGGCATCCACGGCATCATCGAGTTCGGCAACCGTCTGATGACGGGCGTCGTCGGCATCGTCGCGGTCGTCGTGCTCCTGCTCGTGTGGCGGATGCGCGAATCGCGCCGCGACCTGTGGACCCTCGCGCTCGTCGTCGTGGGCGGTGTGATCGCGCAGGCGATCGTGGGCGGCATCACGGTGTGGACCGGGCTCAACCCGTTCATCGTGGGCTTCCACTACATCTCGTCGCTGCTGCTCGTGTGCGTCACCGCGGCGTTCCTCGTCCGGCTGGACGCGACGCCCGGCCCCCGCGAGCGCGCCGTGCCCGGCTGGTACGCCGGACTCACGCATCTCACGAGCGCGGCACTCGCCGTCTCGATCGTCTTCGGGGTCCTGACGACGGGCGCCGGCCCGCACTCGGGCGACAAGGACGCCGGCCGCAACGGGTTCAACGCCGAACTGCTGGAGCACATCCACGCGTGGCCCGGGTACGCGGTCTTCGCCCTCACCGTCGTGCTGGTGATCGCCGCGTGGCGGCTCGGCCTGCCGACGCGCCGCTGGTCGCTCGTGCTGCTCGGCACCGTCCTGGTGCAGATCGCCGTCGGCCTCATCCAGGCGCGCACCGGGCTCCCGGCGGTGCTCGTCGGCATCCACATGGTGCTCGCCGCGCTCACCGCGGCCGCGATGACGGTGTTCATCCTGAAGCTGAAGCGCCCCGTGCACGAGGCCGAGCCCGCCGAGGCATCCGTCACCCGCTGA
- a CDS encoding heme o synthase produces MQASVQTRDARPASTLRRKIGAYVALTKPRVIELLLVVTAPTMILAQQGLPDLWLLLATLIGGAMSAGSAGAFNCYIDRDIDRVMKRTKNRPLVTGELTDRQALVFAYALGVASIAWLWIFTNWVAAALSLGAILLYVVFYSLILKRRTSQNIVWGGVAGCMPVLIGWAAVTGDLSWPPFILFLIIFLWTPPHYWPLSMKYQADYKAAGVPMLAVVRGRAQVGLQVILYAWATVVCSLLLIPVAGMGVVYTATAIVVGGWFIYETHRLYALAIRHEQVSPMRVFHGSIVYLSLLFLAVGIDPLLPF; encoded by the coding sequence ATGCAGGCATCCGTACAGACCCGTGACGCTCGACCGGCGTCGACCCTCCGCCGGAAGATCGGCGCCTATGTCGCGCTGACGAAGCCGCGGGTGATCGAGCTGCTGCTGGTCGTCACCGCGCCGACGATGATCCTCGCCCAGCAGGGCCTGCCCGACCTCTGGCTGCTCCTCGCGACCCTCATCGGCGGTGCCATGAGCGCGGGCTCCGCCGGCGCGTTCAACTGCTACATCGACCGCGACATCGACCGGGTCATGAAGCGCACGAAGAACCGTCCGCTCGTGACCGGCGAGCTCACCGACCGGCAGGCGCTCGTCTTCGCCTACGCACTCGGCGTGGCATCCATCGCCTGGCTCTGGATCTTCACCAACTGGGTGGCCGCGGCGCTCTCGCTCGGCGCGATCCTGCTCTACGTCGTCTTCTACAGCCTGATCCTGAAGCGCCGCACGTCGCAGAACATCGTGTGGGGCGGCGTCGCCGGGTGCATGCCCGTGCTGATCGGCTGGGCGGCGGTGACCGGCGACCTCAGCTGGCCGCCGTTCATCCTGTTCCTCATCATCTTCCTGTGGACGCCGCCGCACTACTGGCCGCTCTCCATGAAGTACCAGGCCGACTACAAGGCGGCGGGCGTGCCGATGCTCGCGGTCGTGCGCGGTCGCGCCCAGGTCGGCCTGCAGGTCATCCTCTATGCCTGGGCGACCGTCGTGTGCTCGCTCCTGCTCATCCCCGTCGCGGGCATGGGCGTCGTGTACACGGCCACCGCGATCGTCGTCGGCGGCTGGTTCATCTACGAGACGCACCGCCTCTACGCCCTCGCCATCCGGCACGAGCAGGTCTCGCCGATGCGGGTCTTCCACGGCTCGATCGTGTACCTGTCGCTGCTCTTCCTCGCGGTCGGCATCGACCCGCTGCTGCCCTTCTGA
- the tkt gene encoding transketolase produces the protein MATLQWDPIDDRAVDTARVLAADAVEKVGNGHPGTAMSLAPAAYLLFQKVMRRDPNDTHWLGRDRFILSAGHSSLTQYVQLYLEGSGLELGDLEALRTWGSLTPGHPEYRHTKGVEITTGPLGQGLASAVGFAYASRFERGLFDPDAAAGQSPFDHFVYVIASDGDLEEGVTSEASSLAGHQQLGNLVVIYDANQISIEDDTNIAFTEDVAKRYEAYGWHVQTVDWKKTGQYVEDIAELYSAIEAAKGETDQPSIIILKTIIGWPSPGKQNTGKIHGSALGADELAATKKVLGFDPEQHFAVADDVIEHTRSSRERGAAAHAEWQRSFDAWAEANPERKALLDRLLAGELPEGIEAALPVFEPGKDVSTRAASGKVINALAAQLPELWGGSADLAESNLTTINDAASFIPEQWSTHEFAGNPYGRVLHFGIREHAMAAIVNGIVLHGPTRAFGGTFLIFSDYMRPSVRLSALMDIPSIFVWTHDSVALGEDGPTHQPIEQLATLRAIPNFTVVRPGDANEVAYAWLEVLRRRGGPAGLALTRQNIPVFERGAGEASGDVLASAANVSKGAYVIAEAPSGTPELIIIATGSELQIALEAREQLAAEGVQVRVVSAPSLEWFEEQDAAYRESVLPASVTARVSVEAGLALTWRSYVGDRGRSVSIEHFGASADYKTLYREFGMTTEAVVAAAKESLAA, from the coding sequence GTGGCAACTCTGCAATGGGATCCCATCGACGACCGCGCCGTGGACACCGCGCGCGTGCTGGCCGCTGACGCGGTCGAGAAGGTCGGCAACGGGCACCCCGGCACCGCGATGAGCCTCGCTCCCGCGGCGTACCTGCTCTTCCAGAAGGTCATGCGGCGCGACCCGAACGACACGCACTGGCTGGGGCGCGACCGCTTCATCCTCTCGGCGGGGCACAGCTCGCTGACGCAATACGTGCAGCTCTACCTCGAGGGCTCGGGCCTCGAGCTCGGCGACCTCGAGGCGCTGCGCACCTGGGGCTCGCTGACCCCCGGCCACCCCGAGTACCGCCACACCAAGGGTGTCGAGATCACGACCGGCCCGCTCGGCCAGGGCCTCGCGTCCGCGGTCGGGTTCGCGTACGCCTCGCGCTTCGAGCGGGGTCTCTTCGACCCGGATGCCGCAGCGGGGCAGAGCCCGTTCGACCACTTCGTCTACGTGATCGCCAGCGACGGCGACCTCGAAGAGGGCGTGACGAGCGAGGCGTCCTCGCTCGCGGGCCACCAGCAGCTCGGCAACCTGGTCGTCATCTACGACGCCAACCAGATCTCGATCGAGGACGACACGAACATCGCCTTCACCGAGGACGTCGCGAAGCGCTACGAGGCGTACGGCTGGCACGTGCAGACGGTCGACTGGAAGAAGACCGGCCAGTACGTCGAAGACATCGCCGAGCTGTACTCCGCGATCGAGGCGGCCAAGGGCGAGACCGACCAGCCGTCGATCATCATCCTGAAGACGATCATCGGCTGGCCCTCGCCCGGCAAGCAGAACACGGGCAAGATCCACGGTTCGGCGCTCGGCGCCGACGAGCTCGCGGCCACCAAGAAGGTCCTGGGCTTCGACCCCGAGCAGCACTTCGCCGTCGCGGACGACGTCATCGAGCACACGCGGTCGTCGCGTGAGCGCGGTGCGGCCGCACACGCCGAATGGCAGCGCTCGTTCGACGCGTGGGCCGAGGCGAACCCCGAGCGCAAGGCGCTGCTCGACCGGCTCCTGGCCGGCGAGCTGCCCGAGGGCATCGAGGCGGCGCTGCCCGTGTTCGAGCCCGGCAAGGACGTCTCGACGCGCGCCGCGTCGGGCAAGGTCATCAACGCGCTCGCGGCGCAGCTGCCCGAGTTGTGGGGCGGCTCGGCCGACCTCGCCGAGTCGAACCTCACGACGATCAACGACGCGGCCTCGTTCATCCCCGAGCAGTGGTCGACGCACGAGTTCGCCGGCAACCCGTACGGGCGCGTGCTGCACTTCGGCATCCGCGAGCACGCGATGGCGGCGATCGTGAACGGCATCGTGCTGCACGGACCGACGCGCGCGTTCGGCGGCACGTTCCTCATCTTCAGCGACTACATGCGCCCCTCGGTGCGCCTGTCCGCGCTGATGGACATCCCGTCGATCTTCGTGTGGACGCACGACTCCGTCGCGCTCGGCGAAGACGGCCCGACGCACCAGCCGATCGAGCAGCTCGCGACGCTCCGCGCCATCCCGAACTTCACGGTCGTGCGCCCCGGCGACGCCAACGAGGTCGCCTACGCGTGGCTCGAGGTGCTGCGCCGTCGCGGTGGCCCCGCGGGGCTCGCGCTCACCCGGCAGAACATCCCCGTGTTCGAGCGCGGTGCCGGCGAGGCATCCGGTGACGTGCTCGCGTCGGCCGCCAATGTCTCGAAGGGCGCCTACGTCATCGCGGAGGCACCGTCGGGCACGCCCGAGCTCATCATCATCGCGACCGGCTCCGAGCTCCAGATCGCGCTCGAGGCCCGCGAGCAGCTCGCGGCCGAGGGCGTGCAGGTCCGGGTCGTCTCGGCACCGAGCCTCGAGTGGTTCGAGGAGCAGGACGCGGCGTACCGCGAGTCGGTGCTTCCCGCCTCGGTGACGGCGCGCGTGTCGGTCGAGGCCGGGCTCGCCCTGACCTGGCGCTCCTATGTGGGCGACCGGGGCCGCAGCGTCTCGATCGAGCACTTCGGCGCCTCGGCCGACTACAAGACCCTGTACCGCGAGTTCGGCATGACGACGGAGGCCGTCGTCGCCGCCGCGAAGGAATCGCTCGCCGCCTGA
- the tal gene encoding transaldolase, which yields MSTTPTAALSEAGVSIWLDDLSRQRIASGDLARLIVERDVVGVTTNPTIFAGALANGAAYADQLHALAGRGADVDTAVFEITTDDVRDAADVFRPVFDRTAGFDGRVSIEVAPDLAHDSARTIESAKALWATVDRPNVMIKIPATVEGLDAIRETISAGISVNVTLIFSLERYRQVMEAYLAGLEAAKANGHDLSKIHSVASFFVSRVDTEIDKRLTAIGSDAALALKSRAGVANARLAYELFTEVFSGERATALLEAGANRQRPLWASTGVKDPALPDTLYVTELVARGVVNTMPEKTLEATFDHGEVVGDTITGAYRDAGEVLDALARVGVDYDDVTALLEREGVEKFIVSWNELLGTVREALESAR from the coding sequence ATGAGCACCACACCCACCGCCGCCCTGTCCGAGGCCGGCGTCAGCATCTGGCTCGACGACCTGTCGCGCCAGCGCATCGCCTCAGGCGATCTCGCCCGCCTCATCGTCGAGCGCGACGTCGTCGGCGTCACTACCAACCCGACGATCTTCGCCGGTGCGCTCGCCAACGGAGCCGCCTACGCCGACCAGCTCCACGCCCTGGCCGGCCGCGGCGCCGACGTCGACACCGCGGTCTTCGAGATCACGACCGACGACGTCCGCGACGCCGCCGACGTCTTCCGCCCGGTCTTCGACCGGACCGCGGGCTTCGACGGTCGTGTCTCGATCGAGGTCGCACCCGACCTCGCGCACGACTCGGCCCGCACGATCGAGTCGGCCAAGGCGCTCTGGGCCACGGTCGACCGGCCGAACGTGATGATCAAGATCCCCGCGACCGTCGAGGGCCTCGACGCGATCCGCGAGACGATCTCGGCGGGGATCAGCGTCAACGTGACGCTGATCTTCAGCCTCGAGCGCTACCGCCAGGTCATGGAGGCCTACCTCGCGGGCCTCGAAGCGGCGAAGGCCAACGGCCACGACCTCTCGAAGATCCACTCGGTCGCGTCGTTCTTCGTGTCGCGCGTCGACACCGAGATCGACAAGCGGCTCACGGCGATCGGCTCCGACGCGGCGCTCGCCCTGAAGAGCCGTGCGGGCGTGGCGAACGCCCGCCTCGCGTACGAGCTGTTCACCGAGGTCTTCTCGGGCGAGCGGGCGACCGCGCTGCTCGAGGCCGGCGCGAACCGACAGCGTCCGCTCTGGGCGTCGACCGGCGTCAAGGACCCGGCCCTGCCCGACACGCTCTACGTGACCGAGCTGGTCGCACGCGGCGTCGTCAACACGATGCCCGAGAAGACGCTCGAGGCGACGTTCGACCACGGCGAGGTCGTGGGCGACACCATCACGGGTGCCTACCGCGACGCGGGCGAGGTGCTCGACGCGCTGGCCCGTGTCGGCGTCGACTACGACGACGTCACGGCGCTGCTCGAGCGCGAGGGTGTCGAGAAGTTCATCGTGTCCTGGAACGAGCTGCTCGGCACCGTCCGCGAAGCGCTGGAGTCGGCGCGATGA